The nucleotide sequence TAATTGGAACAGAGATAGAGGATTTGGGTAGCTGACACaagtagttgggataaggcttagttgacTTGATCATTAGTTGATGTTGAGTTTTTAATCTTATAAAATGAAATGTCGGATCAGCAAATATTGTGATCGACCACAAACATGATCTGTGCCATGTCTTAACTTCTAATAACCTCTACTTCCAGGTTTCTACATTCACTCCCCCTTCCTTTCCACGATGGCCCTTTGTGCAGCCATAACTCTGATTAATGCATTTGTGGATTTTGGGTTCCTTAGTACTTTCACTTAGCATTGAACTTTGTGATAGTTTCACAACGTGAGTTTTCTGAAAGTCAGAAAAGTAAGTTGTTTCAATTGATCAAATAATaccaaaaatccaaaccaagCATTTGTATGTTAGCTTTGTTTCTGATGAAGGTAACTTTCATTCAGATTCATAAGCTTTTGTCTTGTAGTTGCTATGAATTGTGGTTCAAGCTACTTTCCATATATTTTATCGAATTTGATTACTGAGAAAATTTACTTTCTAACTTGCTATGACCAAATTAATTTTACTGAAAACTACTTGTCTCCTTTTCTTCATGTCTAAAATTTCATGTTTCACTTCTCCTAACAGGATAGGTAATTGATATTTGACAGATCATATTATTATGTCAGTTATATGCAAGCTTTACTTTGTGTATATAACCTCAGGAACTGGAATTATTTTCCTTCAAGGCAGGAAGGAGCAGCATTTTTCCCAACTTCGGCTGCTGCAGGCCTTGGAGATTGGCTTGGAGGCTTCTTGTATTCATCTGGACAGCAGGCTAATGAAGCTGTTCAGGACCAGCTGTCAGCACTCGATCAGTGTTACCAGGTTAAATTTTGTGTTAGTTATATTTGCATTTAATATTGgaagatcaaatgatcaatacatAGTGCTCTGACTGTTTGTTGTTTATTCATTTTCCCAGTTTAGTGGTTATCTTTGGGGCAGGGCTTGTCACCAGCCTGTCCTCTTGTACATTAAGTGTATTACCACTTACCCTTGGTTACATCGGTAAGCATTATTTGACCCTGAAATCTGATTGCAGTgtgttttcatttcttttttcatggTCCATGCTGATTTGAGGTATTGTTGGAAATCATCCAGGAGCTTTTGGCTCTGGGAAAAGCCGAGCTGAGGTAACAACTCTCATTAACAAATTTGACCGCTTTTCATATTCTTTCTGTAGTCTTAGACTCCTAGTTTCCCCTGTGTTTTTCCTGCTTACTGAGTTTCTCAGAGAAAACTATCATTTCCATCTTTAGTCAGGCTAATTAAACCCTTCAACCAAACTAATGCTTTTGGTAGATTGTTGGGGATTCAGTTGCATTCTCATTGGGCTACCTGTGGCTGCCTTTGTCCTGGCTGTCATCATGGGCTTGAATCTTCTGGAGGTAATTAGCCATTCGGACATAATTAGGgattatttttgttgttgactcattatgttctccatttttattttattttttggttgatttccaatgattattttaaatattttggagaaattgaaatttaagcAAACATTGTTCTCTATTTTAGTATGAAATTGTTTTAAAGAATCTTCATCCATCATTTTCGGATGGTATTTTCTGGTGGAAATCTCTGATTTCTCTGCCCACAAAGGAGTAACTTTCTACTAGCAAAGTAACAAGTCATAAGACAGTTTTGAGTTATGGCCTTTGAGACAGTAAAGGTGCAATTACTGATTTATCACCTTATTGAAAGTCTAGAAATTATTTGTGTCTTCATGTATACACCTATA is from Macadamia integrifolia cultivar HAES 741 unplaced genomic scaffold, SCU_Mint_v3 scaffold3358, whole genome shotgun sequence and encodes:
- the LOC122068035 gene encoding uncharacterized protein LOC122068035 isoform X2, with translation MKLFRTSCQHSISVTSLVVIFGAGLVTSLSSCTLSVLPLTLGYIGAFGSGKSRAELHSHWATCGCLCPGCHHGLESSGVGRFKVSALPSPFLWNTEDQPRLNFITSIMEFIVLVSNQITHQRR
- the LOC122068035 gene encoding uncharacterized protein LOC122068035 isoform X1; translated protein: MKLFRTSCQHSISVTSLVVIFGAGLVTSLSSCTLSVLPLTLGYIGAFGSGKSRAELHSHWATCGCLCPGCHHGLESSGGPSKRDFTFFSRIPSWKVQSLSPSKSFSVEHRGSAQIEFYYVHNGVYSSSFKPNYTSA